The Solanum lycopersicum chromosome 6, SLM_r2.1 genome has a window encoding:
- the AGO5 gene encoding Argonaute 5, with protein MSERGRGRRGGSPYGGGRGGGRTPPYGGGRGDGRTPPYGGGRGGGRTSPSDGRGRGYQSPGGRGRGTYSSGGSPSYNAPPMYHHQQQSMEVSSMTREVEQKLSLQPSTSANPPARPQPAQQSSPPVQPPVATIPAHLAGPSTSTQPPRPPPVSSKSIRPPPRPDNGKLGRKCVVRANHFLVQVADRDVHHYDVTISPEVLSKKVCRLIIQQLVNNYRLSHLGGRGLAYDGRKSAYTAGALPFTSKEFVIIFADDNGGPRREKEFKVSIKFAAKADIHHLKQFLQSRQSDVPQETIQALDVVLRTNPSAKYEVVGRSLFHHTFAGDAGLLTGGLEYWRGYYQSLRPTQMGLALNIDMSARAFYESVFVSDYVLRHLNLRDHPQVSLSDQDHSKVRKVLKGVKVEATHQGRHYRITGLTPKSSSQMMFPVDGTDGMISVEQYFNTKYEIVLAYPRLPAIQCGNSAKPVYLPMEICKIVPGQRYTKMLNGRQVTEMLRATCQRPKERLNGIQNIVRVNKYADDDLVHEFGIGVDARLTTIEARVLNPPTLRFHASGKESRVDPRVGQWNMIDKKMINPAHVYYWTCVSFSQQIPPDRLVDGLHRMCISKGMTFDAPLVPFRQARPDHIETTLRDIHRESMQAIDRLGEDLKIKHLQLLLVILPDGTGQYGRIKRLCEIDLGIVSQCCHPKNLRPPSIAFLENLSLKINVKVGGRNSVLELAVSKNMPFLTDKTTIVFGADVTHPQPGEDSSPSIAAVVASMDWPEVTKYRGIVSAQPHRQEIIMDLYTEKEDSKRGVVRGGMIMDLLKAFYAATKIKPDRIIFYRDGVSEGQFNQVLLEEMDAIRKACVALQSDYMPRVTFVVVQKRHHTRLFPSNHDDRTLTDRSGNILPGTVVDTNICHPTEFDFYLCSHAGIKGTSRPAHYHVLYDENNFTADGIQNVTNYLCYTYVRCTRSVSLVPPAYYAHLAAFRARYYMENDVDVRAANEGGEGGAAAQFRQLPKIHENVSEVMFYC; from the exons ATGTCGGAACGTGGACGAGGACGTCGCGGTGGTTCTCCTTATGGTGGTGGCAGAGGCGGTGGACGAACACCTCCTTATGGTGGCGGCAGAGGCGATGGTCGAACACCTCCATATGGTGGCGGCAGAGGCGGTGGTCGAACATCTCCTTCCGATGGTCGTGGCAGAGGATATCAGTCTCCCGGTGGTCGTGGTCGAGGAACTTACTCCAGTGGCGGATCACCGAGTTACAATGCTCCTCCGATgtatcatcatcaacaacagtCAATGGAGGTTTCATCGATGACTCGGGAGGTTGAACAGAAGCTTTCGCTTCAACCTTCCACATCTGCAAATCCTCCTGCTAGGCCTCAGCCCGCGCAACAGTCGTCACCGCCTGTACAGCCTCCTGTTGCTACCATCCCTGCACATCTAGCGGGACCGTCGACTTCGACGCAGCCGCCAAGGCCGCCACCGGTATCATCTAAAAGCATTCGGCCTCCTCCTAGACCGGATAACGGGAAGTTGGGGCGTAAGTGCGTAGTGAGGGCAAATCACTTTCTCGTTCAGGTTGCTGATCGAGATGTACATCACTATGAT gtTACAATCAGTCCTGAGGTTCTGTCAAAGAAAGTGTGCCGACTGATAATCCAACAGCTGGTTAATAACTATAGACTTTCACACTTGGGTGGAAGGGGTTTAGCATATGATGGTCGAAAGAGTGCTTACACTGCTGGTGCGCTCCCATTCACCTCCAAGGAATTTGTTATCATTTTTGCTGATGATAATGGTGGACCAAG GAGGGAAAAGGAGTTTAAGGTCTCCATTAAGTTTGCCGCCAAAGCTGATATTCACCATTTGAAACAGTTCTTGCAAAGTAGGCAGTCAGATGTACCGCAAGAAACAATTCAAGCTTTAGATGTGGTGCTGCGGACAAACCCATCAGCAAA ATATGAAGTAGTGGGAAGGTCGCTTTTCCACCATACGTTTGCAGGTGACGCTGGCTTGCTTACTGGTGGGTTGGAATACTGGAGAGGGTATTATCAGAGTCTTCGACCAACTCAGATGGGCCTTGCTCTCAATATTG ATATGTCAGCCAGAGCATTCTATGAGTCCGTTTTTGTTTCTGATTACGTTTTGCGGCACTTGAATCTCAGGGATCATCCTCAGGTGTCGCTGTCTGATCAGGACCATTCAAAG gtTAGAAAGGTTTTAAAAGGTGTTAAGGTAGAAGCGACTCATCAAGGTAGACACTACAGGATCACAGGGTTGACTCCTAAATCATCGTCGCAAATGAT GTTTCCTGTTGATGGTACTGACGGAATGATATCGGTGGAACAATACTTCAACACGAAGTACGAGATTGTACTAGCGTATCCTAGGTTGCCTGCGATTCAGTGTGGCAACAGTGCAAAGCCTGTATATCTGCCTATGGAG ATTTGCAAAATTGTTCCTGGACAAAGATACACAAAAATGCTAAATGGCAGGCAGGTCACAGAGATGCTGAGGGCAACCTGTCAGAGACCAAAAGAAAGGCTAAATGGCATTCAGAAT ATTGTGAGGGTCAACAAGTATGCTGATGACGATTTGGTGCATGAATTTGGTATTGGAGTTGATGCACGCCTCACCACCATTGAAGCACGGGTTCTTAATCCTCCAACG CTAAGGTTTCATGCGTCTGGGAAAGAATCACGAGTGGATCCCAGGGTTGGTCAATGGAATATGATTGATAAG aaaatgATTAATCCGGCGCATGTATACTATTGGACGTGTGTTAGCTTCTCCCAACAGATCCCACCAGATAGGCTCGTCGATGGCCTGCACCGAATGTGCATTAGTAAAGGGATG ACCTTCGATGCACCATTGGTGCCGTTCCGCCAAGCTCGTCCTGATCATATTGAGACGACTCTTCGTGATATCCATAGAGAATCTATGCAAGCGATAGATAGGTTGGGGGAGGATCTGAAAATAAAACATCTCCAGCTGTTACTTGTTATTCTTCCTGACGGTACTGGACAATATG GAAGGATCAAGCGTCTGTGTGAAATAGATTTGGGAATTGTTTCCCAATGTTGCCACCCAAAGAATTTACGACCCCCATCTATTGCATTTCTTGAAAACCTCTCTCTAAAGATAAATGTCAAG GTGGGTGGAAGAAACTCTGTTTTGGAGCTGGCAGTTAGTAAGAACATGCCTTTCCTCACCGATAAGACCACAATTGTCTTCGGTGCTGATGTGACACATCCGCAACCGGGAGAAGATTCTAGTCCCTCTATAGCAGCT GTGGTTGCATCAATGGATTGGCCTGAAGTTACTAAATATAGGGGTATTGTTTCTGCACAGCCCCATAGGCAAGAGATCATTATGGACTTGTACACGGAGAAGGAAGATTCTAAAAGGGGCGTTGTTCGCGGTGGAATGATAAT GGACCTGCTGAAAGCGTTTTATGCCGCGACAAAAATTAAGCCTGACAGAATAATCTTCTATAG AGATGGAGTCAGCGAAGGACAATTCAATCAGGTTTTATTGGAAGAAATGGATGCGATCCGCAAG GCATGTGTTGCCCTGCAAAGTGATTATATGCCACGAGTTACCTTTGTGGTAGTGCAGAAGCGACATCATACACGTCTATTCCCTTCCAATCATGATGATCGTACTTTGACAGACAGGAGTGGAAATATTTTGCCAG GTACTGTGGTAGACACCAacatatgccacccaactgagTTTGATTTTTACTTATGTAGCCACGCTGGGATCAAG GGTACCAGTCGTCCTGCGCATTACCATGTACTGTATGATGAGAACAATTTCACCGCAGATGGCATTCAGAATGTAACGAACTACCTGTGCTACAC GTACGTTAGGTGTACACGATCAGTTTCCTTAG TACCACCTGCCTACTATGCACATCTAGCTGCCTTTCGTGCACGCTATTACATGGAGAATGACGTGGATGTAAGAGCTGCTAATGAAGGTGGTGAGGGAGGAGCAGCAGCACAATTCAGGCAACTTCCTAAGATTCATGAAAATGTGTCGGAGGTCATGTTTTACTGCTGA
- the tVPS41 gene encoding vacuolar protein sorting-associated protein 41 homolog yields the protein MSPKPSENGIDGDDERDEEEEDSEEEEAEEEEEDEPRLKYQRMGASVPSLLSADAATCIAVAERMIALGTHGGAVHILDFLGNQVKEFAAHTAAVNDLCFDTDGEYVGSCSDDGSVVINSLFTDERMKFEYHRPMKAIALDPDYARTSSRRFVTGGLAGQLYLNVKKWLGYRDQVLHSGEGPIHAVKWRTSLVAWANDTGVKVYDASNDQRITFIERPRGIPRPELLLPHIVWQDDSLLVIGWGTSVKIALIRTTQSKGANGTYKHMSMSSLNQVDIVASFQTSYFISGIAPFGDSLVILAYIPGEEDGEKDFSSTIPSRQGNAQRPEVRVVTWNNDELATDALPVHGFEHYKAKDYSLAHAPFSGSSYAGGQWAAGDEPLYYIVSPKDVVIAKPRDAEDHINWLLQHGWHEKALEAVEANQGQSELLDEVGSRYLDHLIVERKYAEAASLCPKLLRGSASAWERWVFHFAHLRQLPVLVPYIPTENPRLRDTAYEVALVALATNPSFHKDLLSTVKSWPPRIYSTTPVFSAIEPQINTSSMTDPLKEALAELYVIDGQHDKAFALYADLMKPDLFDFIEKHNLHDAVREKVLQLMMIDCKRAVLLLIQQRDLIPPSEVVSQLIAARDKCDYRYFLHLYLHSLFEVNLHAGKDYHDMQVELYADYDPKMLLTFLRSSQHYTLEKAYEICVKKDLLKEQVFILGRMGNAKQALAVIINRLGDIEEAIEFVSMQQDDELWEELIQQSFHKPEMVGVLLEHTVGNLDPLYIVNMLPNDLEIPRLRDRLVKIVTDYRTETSLRHGCNDILKADCVNLLVKYYKEAKRGVCLSDEVDDVSSRRGEKSVSHLGERTMSLKSVEVKSKTRGGGRCCICFDPFSILNVSIIAFFCCHAYHTTCLMESSISVGGKKEAGVAAQRTTSYDEYPNGVNDDYEDEDEEEEEEEDATSGALPMRCILCTTAAG from the exons ATGTCTCCAAAGCCATCGGAAAATGGAATCGACGGCGACGATGAGAgggacgaagaagaagaagattctGAAGAAGAGGAGgcggaggaagaagaagaggatgAACCGAGGTTGAAGTATCAGAGAATGGGTGCAAGTGTGCCGTCGCTTTTGTCTGCTGATGCTGCTACTTGTATTGCCGTCGCTGAACGAATGATCGCCCTAGGAACACACGGTGGAGCTGTTCACATTCTCGATTTTCTCGGTAATCAG GTTAAGGAGTTTGCTGCTCACACTGCTGCTGTCAATGACCTTTGCTTTGACACAGACGGAGAATACGTTGGTAGCTGCTCTGATGATGGCTCTGTTGTAATAAATAGTCTTTTTACTGATGAGAGGATGAAATTTGAGTATCACCGACCAATGAAGGCCATTGCTCTAGACCCAGACTATGCAAGAACATCTTCCAGAAGATTTGTTACTGGTGGTTTGGCAGGTCAATTGTATTTAAATGTTAAGAAGTGGCTGGGCTATCGTGACCAG GTTTTGCACTCTGGTGAAGGTCCAATTCATGCTGTGAAGTGGAGAACTAGCCTCGTTGCCTGGGCGAATGATACAGGAGTGAAAGTGTATGATGCTTCCAATGATCAGCGTATAACATTCATTGAAAGACCTCGTGGGATTCCACGCCCTGAGCTGCTGCTCCCCCATATTGTTTGGCAG GATGACAGTCTTTTGGTCATTGGTTGGGGAACATCCGTGAAAATTGCATTGATAAGAACGACTCAAAGCAAAGGCGCGAATGGGACGTACAAGCATATGTCTATGTCTAGTCTGAATCAGGTGGATATAGTGGCATCTTTTCAAACCAGCTATTTCATTTCAGGAATTGCTCCCTTTGGTGATTCTTTGGTTATTCTAGCTTATATTCCGGGTGAAGAAGATGGAGAGAAAGACTTCAGCAGCACTATTCCCTCCAGGCAG GGAAATGCCCAAAGGCCAGAAGTGCGTGTTGTGACATGGAATAATGATGAGCTCGCGACGGACGCTCTTCCTGTACATGGCTTTGAGCACTACAAGGCCAAAGACTATTCGTTGGCTCATGCTCCATTCTCTG GTAGTAGCTATGCAGGAGGGCAGTGGGCTGCTGGTGATGAACCCTTATACTATATTGTGTCCCCCAAGGATGTGGTTATTGCAAAACCACG GGATGCAGAGGATCACATTAATTGGCTTCTCCAGCATGGATGGCATGAGAAAGCTTTAGAAGCGGTTGAAGCCAATCAGGGTCAGAGTGAACTACTTGATGAG GTTGGTTCAAGATACCTTGATCATTTGATTGTTGAAAGAAAATATGCTGAAGCGGCATCTTTGTGCCCAAAGTTGTTGCGAGGATCAGCTTCCGCGTGGGAAAG ATGGGTTTTCCACTTTGCACATCTCCGGCAGCTTCCAGTTTTGGTTCCATATATCCCAACTGAAAACCCAAGATTACGTGATACGGCTTATGAG GTAGCTCTTGTTGCTTTGGCGACAAATCCATCTTTCCACAAGGATCTGTTATCGACGGTCAAATCTTGGCCACCTCGCATTTATTCAACAACGCCTGTTTTCTCCGCTATTGAACCTCAGATTAATACCTCATCTATGACTGATCCACTCAAAGAG GCGCTAGCTGAGTTATATGTAATTGATGGACAACACGATAAAGCTTTTGCTCTTTATGCTGAT CTTATGAAACCGGATCTATTTGACTTCATCGAAAAGCATAATTTGCATGATGCTGTTCGTGAAAAG GTACTCCAATTAATGATGATCGACTGCAAGCGTGCGGTACTGTTATTAATCCAGCAGCGCGACTTAATACCGCCATCTGAAGTGGTATCACAGCTTATTGCTGCAAGGGATAAGTGTGATTACCGATACTTTTTGCATCTCTATCTTCATTCACTATTTGAAGTGAATCTCCATGCTGGAAAGGATTACCATGACATGCAG GTTGAGCTGTATGCTGACTATGATCCTAAGATGCTGCTTACCTTTCTTAGAAGCAGCCAGCACTATACATTGGAAAAG gctTATGAAATCTGTGTGAAGAAAGATCTACTGAAAGAGCAAGTTTTCATCCTTGGAAGAATGGGGAATGCGAAGCAAGCGCTTGCTGTTATCATTAATAGGTTAGGAGATATAGAAGAG GCGATAGAATTTGTAAGCATGCAACAAGATGATGAACTCTGGGAGGAACTGATACAGCAAAGTTTTCATAAGCCTGAAATG GTTGGTGTATTGTTAGAGCACACTGTAGGGAATCTTGATCCCCTTTACATTGTCAATATGTTACCCAATGACCTGGAGATACCTCG TCTGAGGGATCGTCTGGTCAAGATTGTGACAGACTACAGGACAGAGACCTCTCTTAGACATGGGTGCAATGATATTCTTAAG GCTGATTGCGTGAATTTGTTGGTTAAATATTACAAAGAAGCCAAGCGCGGTGTTTGCTTGAGTGATGAAGTAGATGATGTATCTTCCCGACGAGGTGAGAAGAGTGTTTCACATCTGGGAGAGAGAACAATGAGCTTGAAATCTGTGGAGGTCAAATCTAAAACCAGGGGAGGTGGAAGATGTTGCATATGCTTTGATCCATTTTCTATACTGAATGTATCAATCATTGCATTCTTTTGTTGTCATGCGTATCATACAACATGTCTTATGGAGTCCTCCATATCCGTCGGTGGCAAAAAAGAGGCAGGAGTTGCTGCCCAGAGGACTACCTCATATGATGAATATCCTAATGGTGTTAACGATGActatgaggatgaggatgaggaagaggaagaggaagaggatgCCACTTCAGGTGCTCTGCCTATGCGTTGTATTTTGTGTACCACAGCTGCAGGTTAA